Genomic DNA from Desulfonatronum thioautotrophicum:
TGACGTTGCGCCCACCGGCCGCGGGCGAACCGGGACCGCCCACGTTGCAGGCAAAGTTCAGGGTCAGCAGGAGCATGATGACCAGCGTCTTGTCTCGATCAATCCCGCCGGCCTTGATCGCGCCGATGTAGACCATCATCAGGATCGGGCCGATGAAGGCGATCAGGGCGTGTTCGGACAGGAAGGAGGCGCACACGGCAACCATGGGCGCGAAGATCAGGCAGAGCTTGAACAGCGATGTGCTGGGCTTGAGCAACACCAGGCCGATGCGCCGGTCCAGCCCGGTCTTGCCGATGGCGATGGCCACGGCCAGCACGCCGAAAATGAAAAACACGGCGTCCGTGGCAAAGGCCTTGGCCACGTCGTTGGGTGGAAAGACCCCGAACCAGTACATGACCACGCCGACCAGGAGCGACGTGATCCCGATGGGTAGCGCCGTGGTGGCCCAGAACAGGGCCGCGCACATGAGCATGCCGACCATGATCTTGGCCCGCTGCATGGCCGCCTGTTCCAGGGCCGCCCCTTGCAGATCCAGCCGGGCCATCCGCGTGCCGTAGAACTCGGCGATGCTCTGCCCGGGCTGCATGTTCCCGAACTGGGCAAAGCCCCTGATCAGATCTTCCTGCGGGCCGCCCTTCTGTGCGGTCATCAGCTCCACCAGGCGATCAGGTGCGGGGATGATGTACATGATCAGCAGAATCAGAAAACCGATGCAGATGAATCCGGGCCGGTACCCCTCGCGGCCCAAGAACCAGTTCTTGAAGCCCTTGCCCTCGATGTACGGTGATTCATACCTGGCCTGGGCATAGGTATACTCCTGCCGGGCACCGTTGATATTTTCGATCAATTCTTCCAGGGCCGCGGGTTTCTGCATGTAGGCATACGCATCGCGCTTTCCGGTGACCCGGGCCGCTTCCATGGTGGCGTGCCCGGTGAGCATGATCACCTGGACTTCCGAATCCAGTTCCTTGATGGCTTCCAGGGCTTCGAGGCCCTCCATCTTGGGCATTTTCTGGTCCAGGACCACCACCTGGGGCTTTTCGTGGCGCACCGCCAGCATGGCCTGCTCGCCGTCCGCGGCCTCCAGCACCTCATAGCCTCGAGAGGTCAGGCGCTTGGCCAGAGAAGACCGAAACTGCTCTTCGTCGTCCACCAGCAGGACTTTCGTTGTTCCTCCAGGAGCGGCCCGCAGCTCCTGGCGACCGATTTCGATCAGGTCCTCATGGTCGGAACCTGGCGGATTCTTCATCTTTTCCGTTGTCATGCATCCTCCGTTTCAAGTTCATACGTTAAAGGGTTGCCAACAAACATTCAGCCTCATGTCCGCGATCATTCTCGATCCCTATCGACACCAGGACCGCTGCCGGGAATCGGCAACAACAGGGAAAAGACCGTCCCTTGCCCCGGAGTACTGCGCGCTTCGATGGTTCCGCCGAGATCTTCCACGATGTTCCTGCAGATCGGCAGCCCCAGTCCGGTCCCCTTGCCGGCCTTCTTGGTGGAAAAAAACGGATTGAAACATTGCTCTAGCTGTTCCGGGGTCATTCCGTGACCGGTATCCTCCACGGAGACACGCACGTGGTTGCCCTCCAATACGGTGCGCAGGGTCAACTGACCTCCATCTTCCATGGCATCCCCGGCGTTGTTCAACAGGTTCAGGAAAACCTGCTGGACCAGGTCCGGATCGAGCTTCAGCTTTGGCAACTGTGCATATTCCTTGCTGATCTTAATCCCTGAAAGAGAGAATTCCTTTTCCTTCATCCCGGAGACCACGCCGTCCAGAAGCTGATTCAGGTCGCTCTCCTGGAGCATAGGTTCCGTCCTGCGCACAAAACTGAGCACCTTGTGGGTAATACCCCTGGCCCGCCTGACCGCCTTGTCGATCTCGTCCAGCTCCTTGCGGATGGACTCCGGCGAGGCGTCCAAGCCCAGACTCGGATCCAGCATGTCCCGGATCACTCCGGACTGGGAATCAATGATGGCCAGAGGGTTGTTGATCTCATGCACCACCTCCCCGGCGATCTGGCCCACGGAGACGACCTTTTGGGCGTGATACAGCTGCTGCTTGAGCGCCTTGACCTGCTCGTCCATGACGGCGCTGTCGTTGCCGGCGGGCTCGGCAGCAGTGTGGGGAGCGGGTTGCGACGCAAGGACGTCAAGCAGGCGCTGTGAACGGGCGAGGATGATCAGGGCAATGCCGACAAAGGCGGCGGACAGGAGGAACAGCAGGGAGGGGAAGCGAAGAAGGTCGGAAACGGGAATGGAGGACAGGATAGCCGGGAGAAAGGCCCCCAAGGCGAGACACAAAAACACGAAACAGGTCCTGAAGGCTGTCTTCAGGCCAATGGGCACGTGTTCCAGGGCCGTTGAACGGACCGACTCGTTGGGAGCGTTCATGGAGTGCGCCCCTCGGCGTTCGTCATGCCGGGGCGCGGCTTTGGTCCGGCTTTCCGGTGTCTGCATTTTCATTTCCCTCAAGAGCGTTCTCTGGACAAAGCCAGGACATTTCGGTTTCGTCTCCAAGTATGGCGACCTTAAAATTGATTGTGCAAAAAATGTCAAGCTGAAGCGTTTCGAAACACTTCGAAACGAAAACATTGTGAAACAAAAAAGGGACGCGATGTGGGGGATGGTTCAGACAGGTCGTCGCGTTGGCATGGTGTTCCAAGGAACATTCAGAAAATCGTGCGGTGTAGGGGCAGGCCCTGCGCCTGCCCTTTGCTCGTATCAACATGGAGGCACGGTTGATCGTTTGTTCGTCGTTCCTCCTCGTTGCCTCGCCTGCCCAGGGCGGCCGCGAGGGCCGCCCCTACATCTGATAATCGGCCCCTCAAAATGAACCCTCCCCGAGCAGGAACAGCATTTCCCGGCCCAGAAATTTCCAGGGCAGCAAGAAAAAGCCGGATGCAAGACAATTGCTTGCACCCGGCTTGGTTCCGTTTC
This window encodes:
- a CDS encoding SLC13 family permease; protein product: MTTEKMKNPPGSDHEDLIEIGRQELRAAPGGTTKVLLVDDEEQFRSSLAKRLTSRGYEVLEAADGEQAMLAVRHEKPQVVVLDQKMPKMEGLEALEAIKELDSEVQVIMLTGHATMEAARVTGKRDAYAYMQKPAALEELIENINGARQEYTYAQARYESPYIEGKGFKNWFLGREGYRPGFICIGFLILLIMYIIPAPDRLVELMTAQKGGPQEDLIRGFAQFGNMQPGQSIAEFYGTRMARLDLQGAALEQAAMQRAKIMVGMLMCAALFWATTALPIGITSLLVGVVMYWFGVFPPNDVAKAFATDAVFFIFGVLAVAIAIGKTGLDRRIGLVLLKPSTSLFKLCLIFAPMVAVCASFLSEHALIAFIGPILMMVYIGAIKAGGIDRDKTLVIMLLLTLNFACNVGGPGSPAAGGRNVIMITTLGDYGISISFGQWVMYGLPFVPVMAVIVGLYFYLWGRNKVKLTKLNVSAAVKRESEKLGKMTGDEYKTAAVLVVLIFLWSALSHKFGMGGPVILALVALSVLKIVRWKDIAQVHWNVIALYAAASAMGFGLAQTGGALWIADAFVTALPAFLTNSSAGLAIACSIITGILTNFMSDGATVAALGPILVPTAILADASPVMVGLATAFASSFAHCMIIGTPNNALIYAMSKDPKTGQHMVTPMDFAKHGVIILILSWVVLWFWVILGYWRFLPFPA
- a CDS encoding sensor histidine kinase; this translates as MQTPESRTKAAPRHDERRGAHSMNAPNESVRSTALEHVPIGLKTAFRTCFVFLCLALGAFLPAILSSIPVSDLLRFPSLLFLLSAAFVGIALIILARSQRLLDVLASQPAPHTAAEPAGNDSAVMDEQVKALKQQLYHAQKVVSVGQIAGEVVHEINNPLAIIDSQSGVIRDMLDPSLGLDASPESIRKELDEIDKAVRRARGITHKVLSFVRRTEPMLQESDLNQLLDGVVSGMKEKEFSLSGIKISKEYAQLPKLKLDPDLVQQVFLNLLNNAGDAMEDGGQLTLRTVLEGNHVRVSVEDTGHGMTPEQLEQCFNPFFSTKKAGKGTGLGLPICRNIVEDLGGTIEARSTPGQGTVFSLLLPIPGSGPGVDRDRE